The following is a genomic window from Gigantopelta aegis isolate Gae_Host unplaced genomic scaffold, Gae_host_genome ctg6359_pilon_pilon, whole genome shotgun sequence.
AAATTACGTACGATGTGTAGTGGCCAATAAAAACAAGTGActtactaacattttatgccagtgtaaatctgttttattcctgaaataataaattactcGGAATATTGACGTATGCTAATCGTGGtgcattgtgtgtgtggtgctTGGTAGCTTGTAAAAACAAGTTACTTACTCGTACTATGTCAGTGTTCCTTCTTAAGTGTCCTAGTCACACTGTTTATTAATcgtctgctattggatgtcaaacatgtggtgatctctgacatattatagtcttggagagaaaacccgctacatttttctattagtagtaagggatcttttatatgcacgttcgaACAGACAGCACatcacttaccacggcctttgaagtcgtggtgcactaattggaacgagaaatagcccaatgtgtccactgacggggttttagtttgtatactaccaaataaaatccacTAAACCACGATACTAACATAAATGGCTGAAGTTGCAGGGGTGGGGGTCAGAAACACATTATAAAAATGTTGGAGCAGTTTGACCCCCCTACCCCACCCGTCCTGCACACGCATCtggtatatacatatttgtaatacaTCTCAGTCACTGACTGCTCCAcgaccagtatatcaaaggttgtggtgtatGATGTTCTGTttgaaaatgcatataacaaacaacaaaaaaaaaaccccataaataaatacataaaattttCCTGAATCGGACCTTGAGTTATCGTGGtctaaaaatgtaaaatgtgcGGGCGTGTTGTGCGAAAATGTAGCtgaatattcctttccttttcggCAACATCACAACGTGTAACATCTGTACTAGAACGTCATTTTGTTGCAGGACGAAGATAACATCGTCGTCCCCTACGTGACAATGGGTtgtttcatcatcatcagcGCCGCGCGTCTCTTCTTGTTGCCGGAGACCAAAGGGAGACCACTAGAGgacacattaaaaaagaaagcgAAAGTCGAGTTTGTGGAAATCCCCAAGCACGAGGAGGGCAGCTCGTCCGAGGCTAACATCCCCGAAACAGAAACAATAGCATTTTTGTAGGggagcaggctgatttttgcccgaattaaacaaacgTGCCCGAATCTGTATTACAACATTTAATACTATTAAGTTATGTTTATAGTTTAGCGCTCTtgcatgtatgtacgtacgtacgtacgcttgcatgcgtgcgtgcgtttgtCCGTGCAttaaaacgaatgaatgaatgaatgtttaacgacaccccagcacgaaaaatacatcggctattgggtgtcaaaccacgataattcaaataaataaagtgatgatcaacatcaatataaaaattcaatgtttaaacaaaaacagtgtaaagaactgtgccaaaaatacaaatacaaatatcacagaattttacggacaccgaattttactctaaacttccatttgtgctgtattggccattctcaaagagaatgttacacccctgcaccacggtgaggttacagcacacgcaggggtgcaTTAAAACATGCACGAAGGTGGATGTTTATAGATCggggacagagagagataacgttacaatttgttttgtttaacaagacaaGCATTTATTACGTTCAGGCCgtattctacggcatatgaggacgtGTTcagtgcaatctaattaaaatgagctctactgggtctacagCATtccgtggactcccatgtccaggtgacatttcatctataaataacaatttaaatattgaccaattacacttcgccttttatagcgttattcgggagcatgcaaattctaaaaatatcgagcgagactatttatgcaataggagAACTTGTTgctctatttcaacattgaaaaaatagggggaaaagtgcagtaataaactttggattgtatattagtataaacagattttatggctataccatcacgttttttttttttttttttcccccgtgtcgaaatttttttatataaaattttatattgcaattagtttccggaaTACTTCGTAATTTACCCGAATAATTTCATATACCCTCAGCAtcatcccgaatgttttcaaattcttttcaaatcactgattCTGCCCCGGACTGGGTCTCTGGCCTCCAGAGGTCGGACCCGGGGTGggcatgctcgaaaccttagtggtataggagcatgttaaaaacattatgtcATGTCAAATCACTGCACTTCCAAGCTAACTAGCGATGAGGACAAACGTCTCGCCATGTACTCTCGAGTTACACTGGGGGGACTCTTACTGAGTTACGGGAAGCTACTTGAATATCGCGTCActtacaccgggtcacgggcttccgtgactttgGCGTACGGCGACGCGATGAGGAGGAGATGAaggaagaggaaaagcgcgccaggaacggcacggaggggggggggggggg
Proteins encoded in this region:
- the LOC121366604 gene encoding solute carrier family 22 member 13-like yields the protein MAVLAKAAIGGAWTTMYTYTNELYPTVVRTDGVGVSQIFSRVGGITAPLVLLMDEDNIVVPYVTMGCFIIISAARLFLLPETKGRPLEDTLKKKAKVEFVEIPKHEEGSSSEANIPETETIAFL